The following coding sequences lie in one Enterococcus sp. 9E7_DIV0242 genomic window:
- a CDS encoding glutathione peroxidase: MSVYDFEATLENGETYSLDKYKGHVMIIVNTATKCGLAPQFKELEELYEKYKDQGLVILGFPSNQFKQEVGSSEEAAESCRLTYGVSFPMHQLCQVNGSDTLPLFKYLKDETRGTLGSSIKWNFTKFLIDKNGEPATRYAPQTSPLKMTEDIETLLKE, encoded by the coding sequence ATGTCTGTCTATGATTTTGAAGCAACACTAGAAAATGGTGAAACTTATTCTTTAGATAAATACAAAGGGCACGTAATGATCATTGTCAATACAGCAACAAAGTGTGGGCTGGCTCCACAATTTAAAGAGTTGGAAGAATTGTATGAGAAGTATAAAGATCAAGGCTTAGTCATTTTGGGCTTTCCTTCCAACCAATTCAAACAAGAGGTTGGAAGCAGTGAAGAAGCCGCTGAGTCTTGTCGTTTGACCTATGGCGTCTCTTTTCCTATGCATCAGCTTTGTCAGGTCAATGGCTCAGATACATTACCGTTGTTCAAGTATTTAAAAGATGAAACACGCGGAACTCTTGGCAGCTCGATCAAATGGAACTTTACGAAATTCCTGATTGATAAAAATGGTGAGCCTGCTACTCGCTACGCACCTCAAACAAGCCCACTGAAAATGACAGAAGATATTGAAACACTGCTCAAAGAATGA
- a CDS encoding GNAT family N-acetyltransferase: protein MTIRQALPTDAQTIQKLVHKTIKEIYPHYYPQGAVAFFLVHHSIETIAADIAEKQVYVIEKEVICGTVTLKDNEIGRLFVLPEYQGHGYGRILLDFAEMTIASHSHQIFLDASLPSKRIYLNRNYREVDSHCISVKNGDYLCYDVMEKTIPADK from the coding sequence TTGACGATTCGACAAGCTCTACCAACTGACGCTCAAACCATACAAAAACTCGTGCACAAAACAATTAAAGAAATTTATCCCCATTATTATCCTCAAGGAGCCGTTGCGTTTTTTCTTGTACATCACAGTATTGAAACAATTGCAGCAGATATAGCAGAAAAGCAAGTATATGTAATTGAAAAAGAGGTAATTTGTGGCACAGTGACGCTCAAAGATAATGAGATTGGTCGTTTGTTTGTATTACCTGAATATCAAGGACATGGCTACGGCCGTATTTTACTGGATTTCGCTGAAATGACTATTGCCTCACATAGTCATCAAATCTTCCTCGATGCCTCTCTGCCATCCAAGCGAATTTATTTAAATCGAAACTATCGAGAAGTTGACTCTCACTGTATTTCAGTTAAAAACGGAGACTACCTCTGCTATGATGTGATGGAAAAAACGATACCAGCAGACAAATAA
- a CDS encoding citrate transporter yields the protein MDFIIGVILLITYFLLIRFAAKGGNLMVGFFVMAIIWVFFSIIGGQLTWDQAMVDVFQGGPESWGATAVIVIFGSWFGRILIETEIASSLIKKTVELSGENPLFTTILLCVVTTLIFTSTFGAGAVVAIGIIVLPILMSLGVPKPLAVTSYLMSVGSGMYVNIVLFKQMQGIFTEYQYDWNYLRFGFTALGVQLLMVILMLIFGLRKKRTYNWAAVAADIEEPKEVPIYALITPVIPVVLAIFFGWQPIPAFIVASLYALAVCGKLPNYKDGTRLITRTFYEGVVDVASLLGFLFILPMFNKASGIAAPFFQAVIGDFIPTSTLVLAIAFAILIPFGLFRGPLTIFGAGSATVGILMGMGVFPVALLFPLMYIPTISMNLSTCPTQSWNLWALNYSKVGAKEFMMTGVPWGWLAGAINVMICYFMFG from the coding sequence ATGGACTTTATTATTGGCGTTATTTTATTGATTACCTATTTTCTATTGATTCGTTTTGCTGCTAAAGGCGGAAACTTGATGGTCGGATTTTTTGTTATGGCAATTATTTGGGTATTCTTCAGTATTATCGGTGGACAGCTGACCTGGGATCAGGCGATGGTCGATGTATTCCAAGGCGGACCGGAAAGCTGGGGAGCAACAGCAGTTATCGTAATCTTCGGTAGCTGGTTTGGTCGAATTCTGATCGAGACGGAAATCGCTTCAAGCTTGATTAAAAAGACGGTAGAACTCAGTGGTGAGAATCCTTTATTCACAACGATTCTACTTTGTGTAGTAACAACATTGATCTTCACGTCAACTTTTGGAGCAGGTGCGGTTGTGGCAATCGGTATTATCGTGTTGCCGATCCTAATGTCTCTAGGTGTACCCAAGCCGTTAGCCGTAACCTCTTACTTAATGAGTGTCGGTAGCGGAATGTATGTGAATATCGTGTTGTTCAAGCAAATGCAGGGGATTTTTACAGAGTATCAATACGATTGGAATTATCTGCGTTTTGGCTTCACAGCGTTGGGTGTTCAGCTCTTAATGGTCATTCTGATGTTGATTTTCGGACTAAGAAAGAAACGCACCTATAATTGGGCAGCTGTTGCAGCGGATATCGAAGAACCAAAAGAAGTGCCCATCTATGCGCTGATCACACCTGTCATTCCAGTAGTATTGGCAATCTTCTTCGGTTGGCAGCCGATTCCGGCTTTTATCGTAGCGTCTCTATACGCACTGGCTGTCTGTGGCAAGTTACCAAATTACAAGGATGGTACTCGATTGATTACACGTACCTTTTATGAAGGGGTTGTCGATGTAGCTTCTCTGTTAGGCTTCTTGTTTATTTTACCAATGTTCAACAAGGCTTCCGGTATTGCTGCACCATTCTTCCAAGCTGTAATCGGTGACTTCATTCCGACAAGCACGTTGGTATTGGCGATTGCTTTTGCCATTTTGATTCCATTCGGGCTGTTCCGCGGGCCATTAACAATTTTTGGTGCAGGAAGTGCGACAGTTGGGATTCTGATGGGCATGGGTGTTTTCCCAGTAGCATTACTTTTCCCACTGATGTATATTCCAACGATTTCAATGAACCTATCTACTTGTCCAACGCAATCATGGAACCTGTGGGCGCTTAACTACTCTAAAGTAGGAGCAAAAGAATTCATGATGACCGGTGTTCCATGGGGCTGGCTGGCAGGAGCAATCAATGTCATGATCTGTTACTTCATGTTTGGTTGA
- a CDS encoding hydantoinase/oxoprolinase family protein: MNRAVRVGIDVGGTHTKAVAIDNDTFEILGIGSVKTTHDDVLGVSAGVVHAFEKCLNENNIGPEEVMFIAHSTTQATNALLEGDVAVTGVIGMGNSFLAKRQSVIKDIILDETGKRKIVTHNKYIPLKKFDQTVAKRTIEELVGEGAEVIVASKAFGVDNKREEEAIATIGKSMDIEVSQASDISKMYGLSKRTRTAVINASILPKMFETADSTENSVRQAGIKVPLMIMRGDGGVMDINEMRKRPVLTMLSGPAASTVGALMYLKASNAIFFEVGGTSTDIGVIKNGRPMIDYSVVGGHKTLISSLDVHVSGVAGGSMVRADGQSVVAVGPRSAHIAKLPYAAFSKPEEIIDPKVIRVQPLENDPSDYIAIEGSDGKRFAITVTCAANALKLVKEGDYSFGSYEASYKAIKALSDELSLSVEEAATQIMDKASDVVIKVINFLADKHKVERSQISLVGGGGGATSLLPYTAKRMGLGYDIAKHAEVISSIGVALAMVRDVVERVIPNPNAQDLEDIRNEAIQSATKSGASPETIEVQMEIDAQTNKVRAIATGSTEVKTTDLVAKVDEAEAKALVAKSMQTPEAQVYLVEENEFFYCFGTMKNDQQELRIIDKKGFIKIQRGDGEAVKTTVGGIRNVVDKYWEDLAVYKSDIKLAPDIYLCIGAKVVDYTGMLELSQLHMVMDTELMQHGGREEVIVVGARNNL, translated from the coding sequence ATGAACAGAGCAGTTCGAGTAGGAATAGATGTCGGCGGCACCCACACGAAGGCTGTTGCAATCGACAATGACACATTTGAAATTTTAGGAATCGGCTCAGTGAAAACGACCCATGATGATGTATTGGGTGTATCAGCAGGAGTGGTTCATGCTTTTGAAAAGTGTTTGAATGAAAACAATATCGGACCGGAAGAAGTCATGTTCATTGCCCACAGCACCACACAGGCGACGAATGCTTTGCTAGAAGGAGACGTAGCAGTGACCGGTGTTATTGGTATGGGAAATAGTTTTTTAGCGAAGAGACAGTCTGTCATCAAGGATATTATTTTAGATGAAACAGGTAAAAGAAAAATCGTGACCCACAATAAATATATCCCGTTGAAAAAATTTGATCAGACCGTGGCGAAGCGAACAATTGAGGAGCTAGTCGGGGAAGGGGCGGAAGTGATCGTTGCCTCAAAAGCTTTTGGTGTAGACAACAAACGGGAAGAAGAAGCGATTGCTACTATCGGTAAAAGTATGGATATCGAGGTTTCTCAAGCGAGTGATATCAGTAAGATGTACGGACTATCTAAGCGGACACGAACAGCGGTGATCAATGCTTCAATTTTACCGAAAATGTTTGAAACCGCTGACAGTACCGAAAACAGTGTACGACAAGCAGGGATCAAAGTTCCCTTGATGATCATGCGTGGCGATGGCGGGGTAATGGATATCAATGAGATGCGTAAACGTCCGGTATTGACCATGCTGTCAGGACCGGCTGCATCGACAGTTGGTGCATTGATGTATCTGAAGGCATCCAATGCGATTTTCTTTGAGGTTGGTGGAACAAGTACAGACATTGGGGTCATCAAAAATGGACGCCCAATGATCGATTATTCTGTGGTCGGTGGACACAAGACGCTGATTAGCTCACTGGATGTACATGTCTCCGGTGTAGCCGGCGGAAGCATGGTACGAGCGGATGGCCAGAGTGTTGTAGCGGTAGGTCCTCGTTCTGCCCATATCGCTAAATTGCCATATGCAGCATTCTCCAAGCCAGAAGAAATCATCGATCCAAAAGTTATCAGAGTGCAACCGTTGGAAAATGATCCGTCTGATTATATTGCAATTGAAGGCTCAGATGGGAAACGCTTTGCAATCACAGTTACTTGTGCGGCCAATGCCTTGAAATTGGTAAAAGAAGGAGATTATTCATTCGGAAGCTATGAAGCCAGTTATAAAGCAATCAAGGCGTTGTCTGATGAACTGAGCCTGTCTGTTGAGGAAGCAGCAACACAGATTATGGACAAAGCATCTGATGTGGTAATTAAGGTTATCAACTTCCTTGCAGATAAGCACAAAGTTGAACGAAGTCAGATTTCCTTAGTCGGCGGTGGCGGCGGAGCAACCTCTCTACTGCCTTATACAGCCAAACGAATGGGCTTAGGCTATGACATTGCAAAGCACGCAGAAGTTATTTCTTCCATTGGTGTTGCGTTAGCCATGGTTCGGGACGTAGTGGAACGGGTAATCCCGAATCCGAATGCGCAGGATTTAGAAGATATCCGAAATGAAGCGATTCAATCCGCTACAAAATCAGGCGCCTCTCCGGAAACCATCGAAGTACAGATGGAAATCGATGCACAGACCAATAAGGTTCGAGCAATTGCAACAGGATCGACCGAAGTGAAAACCACTGATTTAGTAGCAAAAGTGGATGAAGCAGAAGCTAAAGCCTTAGTCGCAAAATCGATGCAGACGCCAGAAGCACAGGTATATCTAGTGGAAGAAAATGAATTTTTCTATTGCTTTGGTACCATGAAAAATGATCAGCAGGAATTGCGGATCATTGATAAAAAAGGATTTATCAAGATCCAACGGGGCGATGGCGAAGCAGTGAAAACCACAGTCGGCGGTATTCGTAATGTTGTCGACAAGTATTGGGAAGACCTCGCTGTATATAAGAGTGATATCAAGCTAGCTCCAGACATCTATCTTTGTATCGGTGCCAAGGTAGTCGATTATACGGGCATGCTTGAGCTTTCTCAGCTTCATATGGTAATGGATACAGAACTGATGCAGCACGGAGGTAGAGAAGAAGTTATCGTCGTCGGCGCAAGGAATAATCTGTAA
- a CDS encoding orotidine 5'-phosphate decarboxylase / HUMPS family protein, whose protein sequence is MKIQVAIDRVPLAKAKELTETLNTADIVEIGTSLTKDYGLACVRELLPYKGAAKLLADIKTIDEGAYEFRQYFEAGADILTVMGASAVATLDSCYEVTQEYGREMLIDLLECSDEKIAKISHYPNAIYSLHFSSDAGGEHDVVAELQRFTQKFPTIQRLALAGGLTEASLKDLKATPLEIGIIGGAVTKADDPEMALKRIIEVIRV, encoded by the coding sequence ATGAAGATTCAAGTAGCAATTGATCGCGTACCACTGGCGAAAGCCAAGGAGCTGACGGAGACGTTGAATACCGCTGATATTGTAGAAATCGGCACCTCTTTGACGAAGGATTATGGCTTAGCTTGTGTTCGAGAGCTGCTTCCTTACAAAGGAGCAGCCAAGCTATTGGCAGATATTAAAACGATTGATGAGGGAGCATATGAGTTCCGTCAGTATTTTGAAGCAGGAGCAGATATTCTAACTGTGATGGGTGCAAGTGCAGTGGCAACCCTAGACAGCTGTTATGAAGTTACACAGGAGTATGGCAGAGAAATGCTAATCGATTTGCTGGAATGTTCAGATGAAAAAATTGCCAAGATCAGTCACTACCCTAATGCAATCTACTCGTTACATTTTTCCAGCGATGCCGGTGGTGAACACGATGTGGTGGCAGAGCTTCAACGTTTTACACAAAAATTCCCTACTATTCAACGACTGGCGTTGGCTGGGGGCTTGACGGAAGCATCCTTGAAAGATTTAAAAGCTACGCCATTGGAAATTGGAATAATCGGTGGAGCAGTAACGAAAGCGGATGATCCTGAAATGGCATTGAAAAGAATAATCGAGGTGATACGGGTATGA
- a CDS encoding FAD-dependent oxidoreductase, whose amino-acid sequence MIHVNEMEKSYDVIVAGGGMSGAFAAIAAAKNGAKVLIIDQNGYFGGTLTANGVGPMMTFFAGEKQVIRGLGEEMVKRLVERGYSPGHVLDSTNYISYVTPFSAEGLKIILDEMVTEAGCDVLFHTYLIDVEMENNRLSSIVVSNKDGVSRIKGKVFIDASGDGDLAVQAGVPFQLGRESDNAMQPMTMNMKVYGVDTDALRQFVLNDPKKFPRLNRDLDVMKNTEILSFVGFDEEFKEAKKKGEISIPREDILFFETSVAGEFIMNTSRIINESGVSAQGLTRAEMIGREQCEELYRFLVKHIPGFENAQVAYTGPSVGVRGTRQIKGVYTLTNEDVLENKAFQTVVAHSGYPIDIHNPKGEGTVSVHSNQKEEIQHAGFDRSAFDSYYKIPYEIMITNEISNLIVTGRCVSASFEAQAAIRTTPTMTALGQAAGTAAAIAATAGQSVQKIDISLLQDKLMQQGSYIER is encoded by the coding sequence GTGATCCATGTAAATGAGATGGAAAAATCGTATGATGTGATCGTTGCAGGTGGAGGTATGTCTGGTGCTTTTGCAGCGATTGCAGCTGCAAAAAATGGAGCAAAGGTATTGATTATTGACCAGAATGGCTATTTTGGTGGGACCTTGACTGCGAATGGTGTGGGGCCAATGATGACCTTTTTTGCCGGAGAAAAACAAGTGATCCGAGGCTTGGGTGAAGAAATGGTCAAACGACTAGTGGAACGAGGATATTCACCAGGGCATGTATTGGACTCCACAAATTATATTTCATATGTCACCCCATTTTCTGCAGAAGGCTTGAAAATCATTTTGGATGAGATGGTTACCGAGGCTGGTTGTGATGTGCTGTTCCATACGTATTTGATTGATGTAGAAATGGAAAACAATAGGCTTTCAAGTATTGTTGTCTCAAATAAGGATGGTGTTTCAAGGATAAAAGGGAAGGTATTTATCGATGCCTCAGGTGATGGTGATCTCGCTGTACAGGCAGGTGTTCCCTTTCAATTGGGACGTGAATCTGATAATGCAATGCAACCGATGACGATGAATATGAAGGTTTATGGTGTTGATACCGATGCTTTACGTCAATTTGTTTTGAATGACCCTAAGAAATTTCCGCGTCTGAATAGAGATCTTGATGTTATGAAGAATACGGAAATTCTTTCATTTGTTGGCTTTGATGAAGAATTTAAGGAGGCGAAGAAAAAGGGAGAAATCTCAATACCACGAGAGGATATTCTATTTTTTGAAACATCTGTTGCAGGTGAATTTATTATGAATACTTCTCGAATTATCAATGAGAGTGGTGTTTCGGCCCAAGGGTTGACTCGAGCAGAAATGATAGGAAGAGAACAGTGCGAGGAGCTGTATCGCTTTTTGGTTAAACATATTCCGGGATTTGAGAACGCACAAGTAGCATACACGGGTCCAAGCGTTGGGGTACGTGGAACAAGACAAATCAAAGGTGTTTATACGCTGACAAATGAAGATGTGTTAGAAAACAAAGCTTTTCAGACAGTTGTTGCTCATTCTGGCTATCCTATCGACATTCATAATCCTAAAGGGGAAGGGACCGTGTCTGTTCACAGCAACCAAAAAGAAGAAATCCAACACGCTGGTTTTGATCGAAGTGCCTTCGACAGCTATTATAAAATACCTTATGAAATCATGATCACGAATGAAATCAGCAATTTGATCGTTACCGGTAGATGCGTCTCCGCTTCATTTGAAGCACAAGCAGCTATTCGAACCACGCCGACAATGACAGCACTAGGTCAAGCAGCAGGAACTGCGGCAGCAATCGCTGCTACAGCTGGTCAATCAGTTCAGAAAATCGACATTTCACTATTGCAAGACAAGTTGATGCAGCAAGGAAGTTATATTGAAAGATAG
- a CDS encoding aldo/keto reductase — MNQNVFRKDEEMFTANEHRYDSIDYQRSGKSGVLLPPVSLGLWRGHALSTHEKTRELVLAAFDQGVIHFDLANNYGLTPGDSEKVFGKIMTEDLAGYRDELVISTKAGFLMGPGPYGEWSSKKYITSSLDNSLKRMNLDYVDIFYTHRPDPNTPFEETAEALDLIVKQGKAYYIGISNYNTAETKEMIRLFKERRTPFIIHQMSYNMLNREARDTGLLSLLDESGVGGIAYGPLAEGLLTDKFSCHIPDDFPIHRTNKQLLAGAARVETQNRLEQLRQVAEQRGQTLSQLALAWLLAQKAITSVVVGATQLHHFEDNLKALDNLMFSEEEMTGIETILKS; from the coding sequence ATGAATCAAAATGTTTTTAGAAAGGATGAAGAGATGTTTACAGCAAATGAACACCGTTATGACAGTATCGACTATCAAAGAAGCGGGAAATCAGGTGTCCTACTTCCGCCTGTCTCTTTGGGATTATGGCGTGGACACGCGCTTTCGACCCATGAGAAAACCAGAGAACTGGTTCTCGCTGCTTTTGATCAAGGAGTGATTCATTTCGATTTAGCGAATAATTATGGTCTGACACCTGGCGATTCAGAAAAGGTGTTCGGAAAAATCATGACAGAGGATTTGGCTGGTTATCGGGATGAACTGGTTATTTCAACCAAAGCAGGATTTTTGATGGGGCCAGGTCCGTATGGTGAATGGAGCTCGAAAAAATATATCACTTCTAGCCTAGATAACAGCTTGAAACGTATGAATCTAGACTATGTAGATATTTTTTATACCCATCGCCCTGATCCGAATACACCATTTGAGGAAACAGCAGAAGCCTTAGATTTGATCGTTAAACAAGGGAAAGCTTATTATATTGGGATTTCCAACTACAATACAGCAGAAACCAAAGAAATGATCCGTCTGTTCAAAGAACGCCGTACGCCATTCATTATCCATCAAATGTCTTATAACATGCTAAATAGAGAAGCGAGAGATACAGGATTACTGTCATTATTAGATGAGTCCGGTGTTGGAGGGATTGCTTATGGCCCATTAGCAGAAGGTTTATTGACAGACAAATTTAGCTGCCATATTCCAGATGATTTTCCAATCCATCGAACGAATAAGCAATTATTGGCAGGCGCAGCTCGAGTAGAAACACAAAATCGCTTGGAACAGCTTCGTCAAGTGGCAGAACAACGAGGACAAACTCTGTCGCAGCTGGCATTGGCTTGGTTGTTGGCACAAAAAGCTATTACCTCTGTTGTTGTGGGAGCCACGCAGCTGCATCACTTTGAAGATAATCTAAAAGCTCTAGATAATCTGATGTTTTCAGAGGAAGAAATGACTGGTATTGAGACGATATTGAAGTCTTAA
- a CDS encoding sugar kinase, with product MGKIVMIGEPMAMFVAKTAGKLKDVRDFQMFTAGAEVNVSVGAVRLGHEVEYITQLGKDPFGEYIQEYLEQEGIGTSFVQTTAEFPTGFQLKNKVAKNDPEVVYFRKGSAASHLGKELVEKIDFSDVDIFHVTGIFMALNDTTYELIKALIKKAKEQETLITFDPNLRPTLWASQKFMVERINEIASHADYVLPGIGEGFILTGYAEKEEIADFYLDRGAKGVIVKAGSNGAYAKCIQEDGRIFEQNRYGFKLAQVVDTVGAGDGFAVGVITGLLEQLPMEDILTRANAIGAIQVSHISDNENLPTREKLAAFIDGYKTNGGIV from the coding sequence GTGGGAAAAATCGTAATGATTGGCGAACCAATGGCGATGTTCGTTGCTAAAACAGCTGGCAAGCTCAAAGATGTCCGGGATTTTCAGATGTTTACGGCAGGCGCAGAGGTCAATGTATCAGTGGGAGCGGTCCGACTGGGACATGAGGTGGAGTATATTACCCAGCTAGGCAAAGATCCATTTGGGGAATACATCCAAGAATATCTGGAGCAGGAAGGAATCGGTACTTCATTTGTTCAGACGACGGCAGAATTTCCGACAGGCTTTCAGCTAAAGAATAAGGTAGCGAAGAATGATCCGGAAGTCGTTTATTTTAGAAAAGGGTCTGCCGCATCGCATTTAGGAAAAGAGCTAGTAGAAAAAATTGATTTTTCAGATGTGGATATTTTTCATGTAACGGGTATTTTTATGGCATTGAATGATACAACCTATGAATTGATTAAAGCCTTGATCAAGAAAGCTAAAGAGCAGGAAACCTTAATTACCTTCGATCCTAATTTACGACCAACACTTTGGGCGAGTCAGAAATTTATGGTCGAGCGAATAAATGAAATCGCTTCCCACGCGGATTATGTGCTCCCGGGAATTGGCGAAGGCTTTATCCTGACAGGCTATGCTGAAAAAGAAGAGATTGCCGATTTTTACTTGGACAGAGGTGCGAAGGGTGTCATCGTTAAGGCAGGATCGAACGGTGCTTATGCAAAGTGTATACAGGAAGACGGTCGTATTTTTGAACAAAACAGGTATGGCTTTAAGCTGGCTCAAGTAGTAGATACTGTTGGAGCAGGAGACGGCTTTGCAGTTGGTGTGATCACTGGGCTGTTGGAACAGCTTCCGATGGAGGATATTTTGACACGAGCGAATGCGATTGGCGCGATTCAAGTCAGTCACATTAGTGATAATGAGAACCTCCCAACACGGGAAAAGCTGGCTGCATTTATTGACGGATATAAAACAAATGGAGGGATAGTGTGA
- the hxlB gene encoding 6-phospho-3-hexuloisomerase translates to MKEMTQILDEIHEVIGRVNEKQLVTVIQQIQKNKRTFILGEGRSGLQGKGFAMRLMHLGYPVYVIGETITPSIQKGDLLIAISGSGTTGNIVQLVENATKKGIDIVGITSEPTSPLAQAAKEQLIIPGATKTGSGIQSIQLLSSLFDQTLHITLDYVCLMISKRDHVSNEDAKKQHSNME, encoded by the coding sequence ATGAAGGAAATGACTCAAATTTTAGATGAAATACATGAAGTGATCGGTCGGGTAAACGAAAAACAATTGGTAACAGTTATTCAGCAGATTCAAAAAAATAAACGGACATTTATTCTAGGTGAAGGACGTAGTGGCTTACAAGGAAAAGGCTTTGCGATGCGGTTGATGCACCTTGGGTATCCGGTCTATGTGATTGGCGAAACGATTACACCTTCTATTCAAAAAGGGGATCTGCTTATTGCTATCTCAGGTTCAGGGACGACAGGAAACATTGTCCAACTGGTGGAGAATGCAACGAAAAAGGGAATTGATATTGTTGGGATTACCAGTGAACCGACATCACCGTTGGCTCAAGCTGCGAAAGAACAACTCATCATACCGGGAGCAACGAAGACCGGCAGTGGGATTCAATCGATTCAGTTATTGAGTAGCTTGTTTGATCAAACCCTGCATATCACACTGGATTATGTTTGCTTGATGATTAGTAAACGAGACCATGTAAGTAACGAGGATGCGAAAAAGCAACATTCAAATATGGAATAA
- a CDS encoding IS110 family transposase yields MKVVYPVCCGIDVHKSFLIATVITTKAGELTPHYQKKRFSTFNNQILALKDWLLECKCYDVCMESTGKYWVPVSNLLEDVMNVTIANPKWVRAVKGNKDDKKDSKWIAELFRMGLVRGSFIPEKDVRVLREFTRYRTRLVSHRSSEKNRLQNAFTVGNVAMDSVVSDMFGVSSKRVRDYLISSKAFDPNHVLDLLHGSMKPKGQELIQSIEGYSFTNEQIIRIQLIEEHKTYLDHSISFLDYLLDQMVEPYEPAIQLLETIPGIRRQSAIQIISEIGIDMSQFSQSKRLCCWAGLSPSSNESAGKKKSVRISRAGVYLKPTLVQCAHAAVKAKEKHPYYRLKYERIYKRRGKKRAIIAIARMMLTAIYHMLSTGEVWNPTDLYKIDMPDNLIQKQKDKALKQATKLLISEGLLPDDFVRKDLAPLI; encoded by the coding sequence ATGAAAGTCGTTTATCCCGTTTGTTGTGGTATTGATGTGCACAAAAGCTTTTTAATAGCTACCGTCATCACCACGAAAGCTGGCGAATTAACGCCGCATTATCAGAAAAAACGATTTTCAACTTTTAACAACCAGATTCTGGCATTGAAAGACTGGCTGTTAGAATGCAAGTGCTACGATGTTTGTATGGAAAGTACCGGTAAGTACTGGGTCCCCGTTTCCAATTTGCTTGAAGACGTGATGAACGTCACGATTGCGAACCCCAAATGGGTTCGTGCAGTAAAAGGAAACAAAGATGATAAGAAGGACTCCAAATGGATTGCCGAACTATTCCGTATGGGATTGGTAAGAGGCAGTTTTATCCCTGAAAAAGATGTTCGAGTCTTGCGTGAGTTTACTCGTTATCGGACCCGATTAGTCAGTCATCGTTCTAGCGAGAAAAATCGACTTCAAAATGCCTTTACCGTTGGTAATGTTGCCATGGACTCTGTAGTTTCTGACATGTTTGGTGTCAGCTCTAAGAGAGTCCGAGATTATTTGATTTCAAGTAAAGCGTTTGATCCGAATCATGTGCTCGACTTGCTTCATGGAAGCATGAAGCCTAAAGGACAGGAGCTCATCCAATCAATTGAAGGTTACTCTTTTACAAATGAACAGATTATTCGAATTCAACTGATTGAAGAACACAAAACTTACCTTGATCACTCGATTAGCTTCCTTGATTACCTATTGGACCAAATGGTTGAACCCTACGAACCAGCTATTCAACTACTAGAGACGATTCCAGGGATTCGTCGCCAATCAGCTATCCAAATTATTTCTGAAATTGGCATTGATATGTCTCAGTTCTCACAGTCAAAAAGATTATGTTGCTGGGCAGGACTTTCTCCTAGTAGTAATGAATCTGCTGGTAAAAAGAAATCTGTCCGCATCTCTCGAGCTGGCGTTTATTTAAAACCAACACTTGTCCAGTGTGCTCACGCTGCGGTAAAAGCGAAAGAGAAGCATCCCTATTACCGTTTAAAATATGAGCGTATTTATAAACGACGAGGTAAAAAGCGCGCGATCATCGCAATCGCTCGGATGATGCTTACAGCTATTTACCATATGCTTTCGACTGGAGAAGTTTGGAATCCGACTGACTTGTATAAGATTGACATGCCAGACAATCTTATTCAAAAGCAGAAAGATAAAGCTCTTAAACAAGCAACCAAACTACTCATTTCAGAAGGTTTATTACCAGATGATTTTGTTAGAAAAGACTTAGCACCACTCATCTAA